From a single Opisthocomus hoazin isolate bOpiHoa1 chromosome 6, bOpiHoa1.hap1, whole genome shotgun sequence genomic region:
- the DPH2 gene encoding 2-(3-amino-3-carboxypropyl)histidine synthase subunit 2: MATAFSSDGEAALRRELGPAAAAPRGDFDGFYEMGRAAAFVRGGGFRKVALQFPDELLADAAAVAARMEAATGAAMYVLGDTTYGSCCVDGVAAEHAGAEAVLHYGPACLSPSGKLPVLHIFGRQPLDTGRCAAAFRELYPDRRSRVVVLSDVGYAHAMGELEQQLCPEYPHVVFSRVVCGDPPGPAPPGEVRQFGRQFPVETLGGLQDCAMFYVGAEGLALTSFMLTWNCCPFSSFDPATGCGRRETLNVNRALMRRLYLVERARDARVVGILVGTLGVVGYLAVLQHLRELLHRAGKRSYTLAVGKPNPAKLANFLEVDIFVLVACAQNSLLDSSDFYRPIVTPYELELACNPAREWTGNYLTDFRDLLPGACAHIELPPAVPAAEAIPDISLITGEMRAAHLCDPPAPQLPPSTALACRDQTRALAEISPAASFLESRSWRGLEQQLGQTPISKAVQGRRGIAIAYEDEGREQP; the protein is encoded by the exons ATGGCAACGGCCTTCAGCAGCGACGGGGAGGCCGCGTTGCGGCGGGAgctgggcccggcggcggcggcgccgcgggggGACTTCGACGGCTTCTACGAGATGGGCCGGGCCGCCGCCTTCGTGCGGGGCGGCGGGTTTCGcaag GTCGCCCTCCAGTTCCCCGACGAGCTGCTGGCGGACGCGGCGGCAGTGGCGGCCCGGATGGAGGCGGCGACCGGGGCCGCGATGTACGTCCTGGGTGACACCACGTACGGCAG CTGCTGCGTGGACGGAGTGGCCGCCGAGCACGCCGGTGCCGAGGCAGTGCTGCACTATGGCCCGGCTTGCCTCAGCCCCTCCGGAAAGCTGCCGGTGCTGCACATCTTCGGGCGGCAGCCCCTGGACACCGGGCGCTGTGCAGCGGCCTTCCGGGAGCTCTACCCCGACCGACGGAGCCGTGTGGTGGTGCTGAGCGATGTGGGCTATGCCCACGCCATGG GTGAGCTGGAGCAGCAGTTGTGCCCTGAGTACCCCCATGTTGTTTTCTCCAGGGTGGTGTGTGGGGACCCTCCTGGCCCTGCACCACCCGGAGAGGTGCGGCAGTTTGGTCGCCAGTTCCCAGTGGAGACGCTGGGAGGGCTGCAGGACTGCGCCATGTTCTACGTGGGAGCCGAGGGCCTGGCCCTCACCAGCTTCATGCTGACTTGGAACTGCTGCCCTTTCAGCTCCTTTGACCCTGCCACCGGCTGCGGTCGCCGTGAGACCCTCAACGTCAACCGGGCCCTAATGCGACGCCTCTACCTGGTGGAGCGGGCCCGGGACGCCCGGGTGGTGGGCATTCTGGTGGGCACCCTCGGCGTGGTGGGCTACTTGGCTGTGCTGCAGCACCTCCGGGAGCTTCTGCACCGGGCCGGCAAGCGCAGCTACACGCTGGCCGTGGGGAAGCCGAACCCTGCCAAGCTGGCCAACTTCCTGGAGGTGGACATCTTCGTCCTGGTGGCCTGTGCTCAGAACTCCCTGCTGGACTCCAGCGACTTCTACCGGCCCATTGTGACCCCCTATGAGCTGGAGCTGGCCTGTAACCCGGCCCGTGAATGGACAGGGAACTATCTCACTGATTTCCGAGACCTGCTGCCAG GTGCCTGTGCACACATTGAGCTCCCGCCGGCTGTCCCTGCAGCGGAGGCCATTCCTGACATCTCGCTGATCACAGGGGAGATGCGTGCTGCCCACCTCTgcgaccccccggccccccagctgccccccagcactgccctggccTGCAGGGACCAGACACGGGCCCTCGCAGAGATCAGCCCTGCTG cctccTTCCTGGAGTCCCGCAGCTGGCGgggcctggagcagcagctggggcagaCACCCATCTCCAAGGCTGTGCAGGGCCGGCGCGGGATTGCCATTGCCTACGAGGACGAGGGCCGCGAGCAACCCTGA